A DNA window from Petrotoga sp. 9PW.55.5.1 contains the following coding sequences:
- a CDS encoding aldo/keto reductase translates to MKYNNLGKAGIKVSEISFGSWLTFGNQLDTEGVKASLRTAYENGINFFDNAEAYANGLSESLMGMALKEYRREDLVISTKIFWGGKGPNDRGVSRKHLLEGTWNSLKRLQLDYVDLIFCHRPDPTTPIEETVFAMDYLIRNGLALYWGTSEWSAEQLEEAYQIADKRNLIAPTMEQPQYNMFVREKVEKEFKPLYEKYGLGLTTWSPLASGVLTGKYNEGIPEDSRLARFKGLKDEFEKGGLLSQENIEKVKKLTKIANDLGATMAQLAIAWLLKNPNVSTVITGASRAEQVKENVKAAEIKEKITEDVMEEIENILDNKPI, encoded by the coding sequence ATGAAATACAATAATTTAGGAAAAGCAGGTATAAAAGTTAGTGAGATATCTTTTGGTTCTTGGCTTACTTTTGGGAATCAATTAGATACTGAAGGCGTTAAGGCCAGTTTGAGAACCGCTTATGAGAATGGAATTAATTTTTTTGATAATGCAGAAGCTTATGCTAATGGCCTTTCAGAGTCTTTGATGGGAATGGCTTTAAAAGAATATAGAAGAGAAGATCTAGTAATTTCTACCAAAATATTTTGGGGCGGGAAAGGTCCTAACGACAGAGGAGTATCTAGAAAACATCTTTTAGAAGGCACTTGGAATTCACTAAAAAGGCTTCAATTAGATTATGTAGATCTTATTTTCTGTCATAGACCTGATCCTACTACTCCTATTGAAGAAACAGTGTTTGCTATGGATTATTTAATAAGAAACGGATTAGCATTGTATTGGGGTACTTCTGAGTGGAGCGCTGAACAGTTAGAGGAGGCTTATCAAATAGCAGATAAGAGAAACCTAATAGCTCCTACTATGGAACAACCTCAATATAATATGTTTGTTAGAGAAAAGGTTGAAAAAGAATTTAAACCCCTATATGAAAAGTATGGATTAGGTTTAACAACGTGGAGTCCTTTAGCAAGCGGTGTTTTAACCGGCAAGTATAATGAAGGAATACCCGAAGATAGTAGACTAGCAAGGTTTAAAGGTTTGAAAGATGAGTTTGAGAAAGGTGGTTTATTGTCCCAAGAAAATATTGAAAAGGTTAAAAAACTAACAAAGATAGCTAACGATTTAGGAGCCACAATGGCGCAACTTGCAATAGCCTGGCTTTTAAAAAATCCTAATGTGAGTACTGTAATAACTGGGGCAAGTAGAGCTGAGCAAGTAAAAGAAAACGTGAAGGCAGCAGAAATTAAAGAAAAGATTACAGAAGATGTTATGGAAGAGATAGAAAACATTTTGGATAATAAACCGATATAA